In the Desulfatiglans anilini DSM 4660 genome, one interval contains:
- a CDS encoding glutamate-5-semialdehyde dehydrogenase — protein MSVEGMIRTMADEAGRAARALRSIGRADKDAALNRMAGLLRRYSDRISEENAQDVARAREAGLSAAMIDRLTLTGPTIEGMAQGLEEVAGLPDPVGMVTGMWRRPNGLLVGRVRIPIGVIGFIYESRPNVTVDAAALCLKSGNAVILKGGSEAIQSNMVLAEILAEALRETGLPEKAVQVVPTTDREAVSILIGLDEDVDLIIPRGGEGLIRFVADHSKIPVLKHYKGVCHVYVDQDAEIPMAEEICYNAKVQRPGVCNAMETLLVHEGIAGRFLPAMIERFEKAGVEIRGCERTRSIAPQVRAAVAEDWPAEFLDLILAVKVVGDLEEALDHIERYGSKHTETIVTNDYARAQRFLGEVDSSVVLVNASTRFNDGNQLGLGAEIGINTSKLHAFGPMGLEELTTTKFIVYGSGQVRS, from the coding sequence ATGTCAGTGGAGGGGATGATCCGCACGATGGCCGATGAGGCCGGGAGGGCTGCCCGGGCGCTGCGCAGCATAGGCCGGGCCGATAAGGACGCCGCCTTGAACCGAATGGCGGGGCTGCTGCGCCGGTATTCGGACCGGATAAGCGAGGAAAACGCGCAAGATGTCGCCCGGGCGCGTGAAGCGGGTCTTTCAGCGGCCATGATCGACCGGCTGACCTTGACCGGCCCCACGATAGAAGGCATGGCGCAGGGACTCGAGGAGGTCGCGGGACTTCCGGATCCGGTCGGTATGGTCACCGGCATGTGGCGCCGGCCGAATGGGCTTCTGGTCGGACGCGTGCGTATTCCCATCGGGGTCATCGGGTTCATCTATGAATCGAGGCCCAATGTGACGGTGGATGCCGCAGCGCTTTGTCTGAAATCCGGAAACGCGGTCATCCTCAAAGGCGGGTCCGAGGCGATTCAGTCCAATATGGTCCTCGCTGAGATCCTGGCCGAGGCCTTGCGGGAAACAGGGCTCCCGGAAAAGGCCGTTCAGGTGGTGCCTACGACGGACCGCGAGGCGGTGTCGATCCTGATCGGGCTCGATGAAGACGTGGACCTGATCATTCCGCGCGGGGGGGAGGGTTTGATCCGGTTCGTGGCCGATCACTCGAAGATCCCCGTTCTCAAGCACTACAAAGGGGTTTGCCATGTCTACGTGGACCAAGACGCCGAGATCCCCATGGCGGAGGAGATCTGTTACAACGCGAAAGTGCAGCGTCCGGGCGTCTGCAATGCGATGGAGACCCTTCTCGTACACGAAGGGATCGCGGGGAGATTCCTCCCCGCAATGATCGAGCGGTTTGAAAAGGCCGGCGTTGAGATCAGGGGTTGCGAGCGCACCCGGTCGATCGCGCCGCAGGTCAGGGCGGCGGTCGCCGAGGACTGGCCGGCGGAGTTTTTGGACCTGATCCTGGCGGTGAAGGTAGTGGGGGACCTCGAAGAGGCCCTGGATCATATCGAGCGCTACGGCTCGAAACACACCGAAACGATCGTGACGAACGATTACGCGCGCGCCCAGCGTTTCCTCGGCGAGGTCGACTCCTCCGTCGTGCTGGTGAACGCGTCGACCCGTTTCAACGACGGGAATCAGTTGGGGCTGGGGGCGGAGATCGGGATCAACACGTCCAAACTGCACGCCTTCGGCCCGATGGGCCTCGAAGAACTGACGACCACGAAGTTCATCGTTTACGGCAGCGGTCAGGTCAGAAGCTGA
- the nadD gene encoding nicotinate-nucleotide adenylyltransferase yields the protein MRVGLLGGTFDPIHLGHLRGAEEVREHLDLAKVYLIPAAVPPHKTREPITPFAHRYEMARLGVSSSPYLEASDLEGRRPGPSYSIETLKNCQAMFGPRADIFFILGMDAFLEIYTWKAYLELFERAHFVVIGREGTELEEPAAFLRSLGVAGITENERGFFTSHSGKSIRFLETTRMDISASRIRRLCRERRSVRFLIPEPVREYIERTGLYRDHGYA from the coding sequence TTGAGAGTCGGCTTGCTGGGTGGAACCTTCGATCCGATTCATCTCGGCCATTTGCGCGGTGCCGAGGAGGTCAGAGAACATCTGGATCTGGCCAAGGTATACCTCATTCCCGCCGCCGTGCCTCCTCACAAGACCCGGGAACCGATTACGCCCTTTGCGCATCGATATGAGATGGCGCGTCTGGGCGTCTCCTCGTCTCCGTATCTCGAGGCATCCGATCTCGAGGGAAGGCGGCCCGGCCCTTCCTATTCCATAGAAACGCTGAAAAATTGCCAGGCGATGTTCGGCCCGCGGGCAGACATCTTTTTTATCCTGGGTATGGATGCCTTTCTGGAGATTTACACCTGGAAGGCCTATCTCGAATTGTTCGAACGGGCGCATTTCGTTGTCATCGGCCGGGAAGGCACCGAATTGGAAGAGCCCGCGGCGTTCCTGCGATCGCTCGGCGTCGCAGGCATCACTGAGAATGAACGGGGATTTTTCACGTCGCACTCCGGCAAATCGATCCGCTTTCTGGAAACGACACGGATGGACATATCCGCCTCGCGGATCAGGCGGTTGTGCCGGGAGAGGAGATCTGTGCGTTTTCTGATCCCCGAGCCCGTAAGAGAATACATCGAGAGGACGGGGCTTTATAGAGACCATGGATACGCTTGA
- the rsfS gene encoding ribosome silencing factor, with amino-acid sequence MDTLEKARKCAGYLLERKALNPVLFEVGKLTSLTDYFLIASGGSSRQVQALSRHLQRRMREAGFRPYGIEGEQEGQWILLDFGDIVVHLFYEPVRTFYDLEGLWVEAPRIPIENDPPPD; translated from the coding sequence ATGGATACGCTTGAAAAAGCACGGAAATGCGCCGGCTATCTTCTGGAAAGGAAGGCATTGAATCCGGTTCTTTTTGAGGTCGGGAAACTGACGTCGTTGACGGATTATTTTCTGATCGCGAGCGGCGGCAGTTCCAGGCAGGTCCAGGCGCTCAGCCGGCATTTGCAGCGCAGGATGCGGGAGGCCGGGTTCCGGCCTTACGGCATTGAGGGAGAGCAGGAGGGGCAGTGGATCCTGCTTGACTTCGGGGATATCGTGGTCCATCTTTTCTATGAACCGGTGCGCACGTTTTACGATCTTGAAGGGCTATGGGTCGAGGCCCCGCGCATTCCCATCGAGAATGACCCGCCGCCGGATTGA
- a CDS encoding M48 family metallopeptidase: protein MRRIMAVFTLLVVFVTTGLGPKWPCCAGPAWALSVDEEQEIGREFMAQIKEYFTFLEDDFANRYLNGLGRYLVEQVETQPFPFHFYVIKDPTLNAFAAPGGQIFIFSGLIGALDQVDELAAVICHEIGHVTARHLAKRIEQNKKIGLITMAGILAGALLGGTAAEALIAGSMAAGIQAQLHYSREDERQADQLGFKYMSDSGFDPHGMEETLKEIAKGNWLGSDKIPAYLLTHPTGPERMANLETLLSGYAGQTLSPEAEQFRKVYPLFRTVVMARSIDNTQAERLFRADLDKDPSDPLPYVGLGILALGKRDYPTAIDFIEKALVRGRDYRLPLLTYLGQAYQLSGRDQDAVRTLKESLSELGENSTALYYLGLSYLNLGQYTQSVEIFERLAVSPAAKDDVYYHLGIAYGRLNRLAEAHYNFGLYFSRLNQTDKARFHFEKAKELSAGHGVLAQKISLQLQELEKAEHR, encoded by the coding sequence ATGCGCAGGATCATGGCCGTTTTCACCCTGCTGGTGGTTTTTGTGACGACAGGTCTCGGCCCGAAATGGCCGTGCTGCGCTGGTCCCGCCTGGGCCCTTTCGGTGGATGAAGAGCAGGAGATCGGCCGTGAGTTCATGGCCCAGATCAAGGAATACTTCACCTTCCTCGAAGATGATTTTGCCAATCGATACCTCAACGGCCTTGGACGATACCTGGTCGAGCAGGTCGAGACCCAGCCTTTCCCCTTCCATTTTTACGTCATCAAAGACCCCACGCTGAACGCTTTTGCAGCCCCGGGCGGACAGATATTCATCTTTTCGGGGCTCATCGGCGCCCTCGATCAGGTCGATGAACTGGCTGCCGTGATCTGCCATGAAATCGGGCATGTTACAGCCCGTCATCTGGCCAAGCGCATCGAGCAGAACAAGAAGATCGGTCTGATTACGATGGCCGGTATCCTCGCGGGCGCGCTGCTGGGTGGTACAGCCGCCGAGGCGCTGATCGCCGGGTCCATGGCGGCCGGTATCCAGGCGCAGCTGCACTACAGCCGGGAAGACGAGCGGCAGGCCGACCAGCTCGGGTTCAAATACATGTCGGACAGCGGCTTCGACCCGCACGGTATGGAGGAAACCCTCAAAGAGATTGCCAAAGGCAATTGGCTGGGGTCGGATAAGATCCCCGCCTACCTGTTGACCCACCCGACCGGGCCGGAACGGATGGCGAACCTCGAGACCCTGCTGAGCGGTTACGCGGGGCAGACCCTATCGCCCGAGGCCGAACAGTTTCGAAAGGTCTATCCGCTCTTCAGGACCGTCGTGATGGCCCGCAGCATAGATAACACGCAGGCGGAACGGCTGTTTCGAGCCGATCTGGACAAAGATCCATCCGACCCTCTTCCGTACGTAGGGTTGGGGATCCTCGCATTGGGAAAAAGAGACTACCCCACGGCGATCGATTTCATAGAAAAGGCCTTGGTGCGCGGAAGGGATTATCGTTTGCCTCTGCTGACCTATCTCGGGCAGGCCTACCAGCTGAGTGGACGCGACCAGGACGCGGTGCGCACGCTGAAAGAATCCCTGTCGGAGCTGGGTGAAAACAGCACGGCGCTCTACTACTTGGGGCTTTCCTACCTGAATCTGGGGCAATACACCCAGTCAGTCGAAATTTTCGAACGTCTTGCCGTGTCGCCTGCGGCGAAGGACGATGTGTATTATCACCTGGGGATTGCCTATGGGCGTTTGAATCGGCTGGCTGAGGCGCACTACAATTTTGGATTGTATTTTAGCAGGTTGAATCAGACGGACAAGGCGCGGTTCCATTTCGAGAAAGCGAAGGAGCTTTCGGCGGGTCATGGTGTCCTTGCTCAAAAAATAAGTCTTCAGCTTCAGGAACTTGAGAAGGCCGAGCATCGTTGA